The following coding sequences are from one bacterium window:
- a CDS encoding integration host factor subunit beta codes for MQSTFIKKDIVDRTASKANIDVKESAKVVEAVFTVLREIMMNANPGVRIEIRDFGVFEVKQTAAKPKARNPKKPDQVIYIPPRRKTHFKPGKLLKSALKEATAAV; via the coding sequence GTGCAGAGCACATTCATCAAGAAAGATATTGTCGATCGCACGGCAAGCAAAGCAAACATCGATGTGAAAGAATCCGCTAAAGTAGTGGAAGCAGTTTTCACAGTTCTCCGCGAAATCATGATGAATGCCAATCCTGGCGTCCGCATTGAGATTCGTGATTTTGGCGTCTTTGAGGTTAAGCAAACTGCAGCTAAACCAAAAGCGAGGAATCCCAAGAAACCTGATCAAGTAATCTACATTCCACCACGACGCAAAACCCATTTCAAACCGGGTAAACTACTAAAAAGTGCCCTCAAGGAAGCAACTGCAGCAGTATAA